From Fulvivirga lutea:
AAAAGAACACATTGGGATGGAGTAAGAAACTATCAGGCAAGTAATAATATGAAGGAAATGAAAGTGGGGGATTTGGCCTTATTTTATCATAGTGTAAATGATAAGTGCGTAGTTGGTATGGCCAAAATAGTGAAAGAGTTTTATCAAGACCCTACCACTGATGACGACCGCTGGGTAGTAGTAGAAATAGAACCAGTAGAGAAATTTAAGAGGGAAGTAACACTTGCAGATGTAAAGGCAGATTCGCGTTTGTCTGAGATGGTATTAGTAAAGAATTCACGTTTATCAGTACAACCTGTAAGAAAAGAAGAATTTGACATTATAGTAGGCAAAGGCAACGAGTGAGGAATGTATTATTCATATTGACTTTTTTACTGATAACGGATGTATCGGCACAGGTATATCAAACTCACAGATATGAGCTTGAAAAGAAGAATAATGATGACTTCTTTACAGTACTCCCTGTAGGTGAACTAGGTGTAATTATTTATAGAGATACCGATGAATACCGGAAAGGTAATATACTTCAACTGGTTTCTTTAGATACCGCACTGAACGAACGTTGGAACACAGAACTGGCCATCGATACCAAACTAGAGTTCAAAGGCTTTGATATTACTCGTTCAAAATTGTATTTGCTTTTCCGTGATGGTCAGTACGAAAAGAACGACTATCATCTCATGGCAATTTCTGTGTTGGATGGTGAAGTAACGAGATACGATATCAAGAATGAAATAGCGCTGGAGCTTAGCCATATGGCTGTTTTAGAAGATGGGCTGATACTGGCGGGTTATGTTAATCTCAGCCCAACATTGGTTTCCTATAAGTTTGGTGAGCAAAGTTTTGAAGTGGTGCAAGGCTTCTTTAAAGATAGAAGCAATGTGGTTGATTTAAGGGATAATGGAAACTCAACGTTCAACGTAATTACACTTGAAAAGGACTATATAGGCTCTTTAATTCGCTTACGCACATATAGTTATGATGGTGAGATGCTCTTTGAGCGGGAAGTAAAAATTGATGAACGTTACCATATTCTAAGTGCAAAATCCAGCGGATTTATTGATGGGAATATTATTGTAGCCGGTACTTACGGAATAAATAAATCATATTACTCTTCTGGTCTTTATATTTCTGTGGTTAAGCCTGCCGGACAGGATAACATTGTCAAATTCCACAATTTCTTTTCGCTGGAGCACTTTTTCGATTATATGAAACCGAAAAGAGCCGCCCGAATTAAAGCCAAAATGAAACGCAGATCGGAAAAAGGTAAGGATGTACATTATTCATCTCGTTTGCTTTTACATGAAGTCCGAAAAAGTAAAGATGGGTATCTGTTAGCGGCTGAAATTTTTGATCCGGATTATGTTACGCCCACCAGACCAGGTTTTGATAATGGATTTTCTTCGCAGGAAGAACTCGAAAGGAGGAATAGGGCGGCTCAGCGGTATTCAAAACAACCGAGTAAAATTTATAATGTAGATGATGCTACCAGCTTTGAATACCTGGAATCAATTGTAGTTGGTTTGAATAAATCAGGAAATGTTGTTTGGGATAATAGCCTTAAGATCAACGATGTAGAAACTTATGCGTTAGATCAGATAGTTCAGGTTGCGGAGCATGATGATCAATTGAGTATGTTGTATCGAGCTGAAGAAAGTATCAATTTTAAAACTGTTCAGCAATCTGAGACTATAGAAGAAGGCAAGGAACCTCTAAAGCTGTTAAATGACGGTGAAAAAATAATACATACGTATAAAGGTGCAGGCCGAAGTGAGTATTGGTATAACAATAATTTTATTGTGTGGGGTTATCACAAAATAGATAGCGAAGTAGAGACCTTAGATAGGAGAAATGTATTATACATTAATAAAGTGGTATTTAAATAGCCTGTTTGTTGTATTGTTAATGCCATTGTTGGCAATGGAGCTTTCAGCGCAAATTATTCAGCCAGATAGATTCGAAATTGTTGGTGAGTATGACAATATTGACGTGATTCCAGCTGGAGAAAATGGTTTATTTCTGGTTAGCAGTAACCGTGAGCCGGGCGAATCGGAAGTAGAGTGGCAGGTAATAAAATTAGATACGGCCTTTTTTGGCGATTGGGACAGAACGTACAGCGTTCCAAAGAACCAGGTACTACTCAGTAAGTATTTCGACAATGGCAAACTTTACTTTTTGTTTTCCAAGAATGATCCGAAAGATCGTAACCTTGAATTAATATCATTTGACGTGCGCGATGGCTCAGCTAAAAGCTATGTTATTCGCAATTACATCCCATTCTCGTTATTTGATTTTAAAGTAACTGATAATGCTGCAATTATTGGCGGGTACTTTAACTATCGTCCGCTAGTAATACTCTATAATTTTGCCAATCAAATTCCGGTAATACTACCCGGCCTTTTTA
This genomic window contains:
- a CDS encoding EVE domain-containing protein, translated to MNYWLMKSEPNTYSWDNLVKDKRTHWDGVRNYQASNNMKEMKVGDLALFYHSVNDKCVVGMAKIVKEFYQDPTTDDDRWVVVEIEPVEKFKREVTLADVKADSRLSEMVLVKNSRLSVQPVRKEEFDIIVGKGNE